A single window of Dermacentor albipictus isolate Rhodes 1998 colony chromosome 1, USDA_Dalb.pri_finalv2, whole genome shotgun sequence DNA harbors:
- the LOC139052357 gene encoding tubulin alpha-1C chain-like codes for MRECISVHIGQAGVQIGNACWELYCLEHGIQQDGRMPSDKVSGGVDDSFSTFFADTGSGRHVPRAVFVDLEPTVVDEVRSGAYRQLYHPEQLISGKEDAANNYARGHYTIGKEIVDLVLDRIRKLADMCTGLQGFLVFHSFGGGTGSGFTSLLMERLSVDYGKKSKLEFSIYPAPQVSTAVVEPYNSILTTHTTLEHSDCAFMVDNEAIYDICRRNLDIERPTYTNLNRLISQIVSSITASLRFDGALNVDLTEFQTNLVPYPRIHFPLVTYAPVISAEKAYHEQLTVAEITNACFEPANQMVKCDPRHGKYMACCMLYRGDVVPKDVNAAIAAIKTKRTIQFVDWCPTGFKVGINYQPPTVVPGGDLAKVPRAVCMLSNTTAIAEAWARLDHKFDLMYAKRAFVHWYVGEGMEEGEFSEAREDMAALEKDYEEVGMDSNEVVDEGEEY; via the exons AGGGAGTGTATCAGCGTCCATATCGGTCAGGCTGGTGTTCAAATCGGCAACGCTTGCTGGGAACTCTACTGCCTCGAGCATGGCATCCAGCAGGATGGCCGGATGCCCAGTGACAAGGTGTCAGGTGGGGTCGACGATTCCTTCAGCACTTTCTTTGCCGACACCGGCTCTGGCCGGCATGTCCCACGGGCCGTGTTCGTCGACCTCGAGCCGACTGTGGTCGATGAGGTCCGCTCTGGTGCCTATCGGCAGCTCTACCACCCCGAGCAGCTGATATCTGGCAAGGAGGACGCAGCCAACAACTATGCACGTGGTCACTACACCATCGGAAAGGAGATCGTCGACCTAGTGCTTGACCGCATACGCAAGCTGGCCGACATGTGCACGGGCTTACAGGGCTTCCTCGTCTTCCACAGCTTTGGCGGCGGCACCGGCTCCGGATTCACGTCTCTCCTCATGGAGCGCCTCTCAGTTGACTACGGCAAGAAATCTAAGCTCGAGTTCTCCATCTACCCTGCGCCACAG GTTTCTACTGCTGTTGTTGAACCTTACAACTCTATCCTGACCACACATACGACGCTGGAACATTCAGATTGCGCCTTCATGGTTGACAACGAGGCTATCTATGATATCTGCCGCCGTAACCTTGACATCGAACGACCCACATACACCAACCTGAACCGTCTCATCAGCCAGATCGTGTCCTCGATCACAGCTTCGCTCCGCTTCGATGGCGCACTTAACGTCGACTTGACCGAGTTCCAGACCAACTTGGTGCCTTACCCCAG GATCCACTTTCCACTGGTGACGTACGCTCCCGTCATCTCCGCTGAGAAGGCCTACCACGAACAGCTTACCGTGGCAGAGATCACCAACGCCTGTTTCGAGCCTGCCAACCAGATGGTCAAATGCGATCCGCGCCACGGAAAGTACATGGCCTGCTGTATGCTGTACCGTGGCGACGTGGTGCCTAAAGACGTCAACGCTGCCATCGCGGCCATCAAAACCAAGCGCACCATCCAGTTTGTAGACTGGTGTCCAACAGGGTTCAAGGTGGGCATCAACTACCAGCCACCAACGGTGGTGCCAGGAGGCGACCTGGCTAAGGTTCCTCGCGCTGTCTGCATGCTGTCCAACACGACGGCCATCGCCGAAGCCTGGGCTCGACTGGACCATAAGTTCGACCTCATGTACGCCAAGCGCGCCTTCGTCCACTGGTACGTGGGCGAAGGCATGGAGGAGGGAGAATTCTCCGAGGCCCGTGAAGACATGGCCGCCCTCGAAAAGGATTACGAGGAGGTCGGCATGGACTCCAACGAAGTAGTTGACGAGGGCGAGGAGTACTAG
- the LOC139052361 gene encoding uncharacterized protein yields the protein MPTPGCSSNSSDEGSQLDWAIAGYRACAQEALRFLIEQEQLPGNDPVVLGLWRHLALQELTMDADSVMSQQAAEGELPLQVPAEDEAPSGNSEEEISHQLRGQGQGLLISRDPHPSSDCPQSLVDALSPVTPSCVNSAPIAIRRTSPTAELCRRVQE from the exons ATGCCGACGCCTGgttgcagcagcaacagcagcgacgAGGGCAGCCAGCTGGACTGGGCCATCGCGGGATACCGAGCCTGCGCCCAGGAGGCCCTGCGGTTTCTCATCGAGCAGGAGCAGCTGCCag GCAACGATCCCGTGGTGCTCGGCCTCTGGCGACACTTAGCCCTACAGGAGCTCACCATGGACGCGGACTCTGTGATGAGCCAGCAGGCGGCAGAAGGCGAATTGCCGTTGCAAGTTCCAGCGGAAGACGAGGCTCCGTCCGGCAACTCGGAGGAAGAAATTTCGCATCAGTTACGTGGTCAGGGCCAGGGTCTGCTGATCAGCCGCGACCCACATCCTTCGAGCGACTGCCCGCAGAGCCTAGTCGACGCGCTGTCTCCGGTTACGCCGTCGTGCGTGAACAGCGCACCGATTGCGATAAGACGGACATCTCCCACCGCAGAACTGTGCAGACGCGTTCAAGAATAG